The genomic region AGTCCGCCCCAATCGGTACGTTTCGCCATCTCCGCCTTGACCGAATCGGGCACGACGTCCTTGCCTTCACGAATCTGCCAGCCGCCTCCCAGGGCCCGGTACACTCCCACCAGGTTGTTCGAGATGTCGCCTAGCGTGACGGCCAGACTGTCTTGTTCGTTCAGCAGATCCTGCTGAGCCGTCAGCACGGTCGTAAAATCGGTGATGCCCTGACGATACTGCAACGTGGCCAGTTCCAGCGAATGCCGGGCGGCCGCGATGCTCTCTCCCAAAGACTGCGCTCGTTCCTGGGAACGCAGAAACGCCACCAGGTTGTCCTCCACTTCGCGTTGCGCGTCGAGCACGGTGTTCCGATAACTGATCAGCAATGCCTGAAACCGGGCGTCCTGCACCCGGACTTGATTGGTGATTTGCCCGTAATTAAAGATATTCCATTGCAGGGACGGACCAAAGTTGGCGGTTCGGCTTTTCCATAGAAAAACATCGCCCAGCGCAAACGAGCCGACGTCGGTAGAGAGCAAGCCGAAGGTGCCGGTAAGTGAAAAGGCTGGATAAAGGGCGGCTTCGGTCACGCCAATACTTGCCGATTGGGCGGCGGCACGCAGTTCGGCGGCGCGGACGTCGGGGCGGCGGCGCAGCAGATCGGCAGGTACTCCCACCACTACCTCTGAAGGAGGCGAGGGAATTTGAGCATGGCCTATCAGCAAATCACCGATTCGGCTCGGCGGCATGCCCAGCAGAAAACTCAACGCGTTCTGCTGCTGACGAAGCTCGATTTCGAGAGTAGGTATCGAAGCCTTTGTGCTTGCCAACACCGTTCTGGCCTGTTCGACGTCGCGCTCGGAAGTCGTGCCGCCCTCATAGCGGATTTTGGCAAGCCGCAGGTTTGCCTGCTGCGTATCGACGTTTTGCCGGGCAATGTCCAGGCGTTTTTCAACGGTGCGGATCGTGACGTAGGCATGCGCCACGTCGGCAGTGAGACTGACTAACGCGGTATTGTAATTAGCCACCGCAGCCTGGAATTCGGCATCAGCCGATTCGATGGCGCGGCGAAATTTGCCCCAGAAGTCGATTTCCCAACTAGCGGACAAGCCCAGTTGTGTCTGGGCATAATCGAAAATATGAGAAAAAGCCGCCTGCGAAGCCCGTTGGCTGAGGTGGATTTTGTTGAGCGATCCGGTCAATTGCTGATTTTGCGGATAAAGATTGCCGGTGGCGACGCCTAACTGTGCGCGGGCCTCGAGTACCCGCACGCCGGCGACACGGACATTAAGGTTGTTGAGATAGGCGCGCTCGATCAGCCGGTCAAGAATCGGGTCGTTAAAAGTTTTCCACCAATCCCGAACGGTTGTGAAATTTGTTTTAAGCCGCTCATCCCGTGAGTCCAGCCATTGGGACGCCGTTTCAACGGGAGGGCGAACATAGTCGGGTCCGACCATGCAGCCGGAAAGCAACAGAAAAATCCACAACCAGGCCGGGCGATAACCGGCTGACTTGACCGTCTTATTCATCCTGACTCCGGAAGATGCCAGTGTAGGCGAATGAGGTAAAGGAAAGGTCGTACCTTGACTCTTGGATGTTGTCGAAAGCGAGTGCAAGTAAGAGAGTAGGGGCCTGCGTTGACGAAAGGCTTTTTCAAGCCGTGTGAAAACAGGATCCACTTTCCTCTTGAACTAAACGTTTTGACTCCATGCCCGGCTTGCCGTTCAATGGATTCTCTATCGGGAGCTTAATAGAGGTATAAGTGTTCTTCGGCGAAACCCACTGAATGGCCAGGGCTTTCTCGACGTGCGGCCGGTACAGGCCCGTATGACCGAGCTCTCTTGGGATGAGCTATTTGGTAACGAGGCTGTCGAGCGGATGTTCTTGCGTCAGAAGAGCGCGGTAAAAAATCAGGAGAGTGCATTATGGCCACTTCAAAAAAAATTGTCCGGGCAAGAGACGATCCGGCCATTATCTGGAGACTTCAGGCTCCGAAATAAAACCGATGCGGCTGACTCCCGCCCCGGCCGCGTCGGCGAGAGATTCGGCCACGGCTCGATAAGGCACCTTTTGGTCGGCTCGAATGTGCAGTTCCGGCTGCGGCGACTCGTCCGCGATTTGTTGCAGGTTGTGCCGGAGCCGGTCGCGGTCGACCAAAGCGGCGTTCCAATAAATTTGCCCGTCCGCATTAATCGTCAATTCGATGTGTTTGACTTCCTGGGTCTGCGCCGTGCTGTCGGCTTTGGGCAGATCGATTTTGACCGCGTGGGTCATCAAAGGCGCGGTGATCATGAAAATGATCAGTAGCACCAGCATGACGTCGATCAGCGGCACCATGTTGATTTCGGCGACCGGATGCGCGGAATTATTCCGGTTAAAACTTCCGAATGCCATCAGTATTCTCCCGAGACGGTTGCCGGCGCCGACCCGGTGGTCAACAGTGCGAACAAGTCGTGCGCAAACGCATCGAGTCTGGACAGGATCAGCCGGTTCGAGCGCGCGCAGGCATTATAGGCCAGTACGGCCGGAATGGCGACGGCCAGCCCCAGGCCGGTCATGATCAGCGCTTCGCCGACGGGACCTGCGATTTGCTCCAGCGTCGCCGCGCCGCTCTGACCGATGGCCGTCAGTGCATGAAAAACGCCCCAAACGGTGCCGAACAGGCCGACGAACGGCGCCGTGCTCGCAATCGACGCCAACGCAGTCAAACCCCATTCCAGGCGTGCCGTTTCCTCGTCGATTCTGCGGCGCATCGCGCGAGTCAGAAATTCGGCTGCCGATCCTGCTTCCTGGAGCCGGTCTCCGCCGTGCCGAGCATGATGGCGTCGGGCGTTAATCGCGTGCCGGGTCAGCAACGAAAACGGTTCTTCGGGTATTTCCTGCTGTAGCTTGTCGGCGATCTGTTCGATCGAGGCTGCGTTCCAGAAGGCAAGCAGAAACCTAGCCGAGCGGCGGCGCATTCTGAAGCCTTGCCAGGCTTTGATCAGGATGAAGTACCAACTGGCGGCCGACATCGCGGCCAGGATCAAGAACAGCGCTTTTCCCACGCCGTCGCTTTGGGCGAGAAAATGGTGCAGAGGTATTGTCGTATTCATCGTTATCCTTCGAGAGTAAAAGAAACAGGCACCACGACCCAGGCCGAAACTTTAGTGTCGCCGCGCCGTGCGGGCACGAAGCGCCATTTTTTGACGGTTTCCAGAGCGGACCGGTCGAGGTCGGGAAAGCCGCTGCTTTTTTTTATCGCAAGCTCTGCCACAGTGCCGTCGGCATTGATCAGTGACTTGATCAGGACCTTGCCTTCTTCTCCGCGTTCGCGTGCCTCTTCCGGATAATGGGGCGGCGGGTTATTCAGATAATCGGCATTCAGATTGGGCTGCACCAACGGTTGCCGGCTATCGGCGCTTTCCGGGGAGGACGCAGAAGCGGTCGGCTGCACTGTATTCGCCGCCGGCGCGGCAACGGCCGGAATCGTCGTATTCTTTGCGCTCTCTGGCGGTACGGTAGCCGCGGCCGGCACCGCAGCGCTGGAAGAAAGCACGGCCTTGGGCTTGGCTTTGATCGGCTTGGCGATTTTGGGCTTCGGTTTCAGGGCCGGTTTCCGGGGTTTCTGCGGTGTCGCCGGGGAGGCCGGAGTGCTTTCGGCGTGCGGATGGGGCGCGGCAATCCAGGCGACCTGTATCGGCGCCGATTCGGTCAGGGCTTGTTCGTGCGCGTCGCCTTGCAACAAGGCAAATCCGGCCAGATGCAGACCGGCCGTCAGCAGCAAAGCTGTGGCCATCTCCTGGCGCCGACAATAAGGGGCTGTTTCTCCGGGGCGGCGTTCCGGCAGAAATCGGGTTTCCGGAGCAAAAGGAATCACCTTGCGGCGGACGGAATGCAAATGGCTTGAAACGTCCGAATAAACCGCAGCGGAAGAGTCGATTTTATGAATCGTTGCGGGCATGGCCGGCCTCCTTGATCGGAATTTTGGAGTGGCTGGCTACCCGGTACGGGATGGCTGGCTATGGGGTGGCGAAAATTTCTATTTGGTCAGTATCAGCTTGCCGTTGCTGGTGATGCGCAAACGGTATTCTTCCTCGTTATGGACGATCACGATTTCGTTTCGTGCACCGAACAGCACGCTGCTGCTGAGCCGTCGTCTGTCGTTGACCGTGCCATCAGGCGGCAGCGCGTTATTCTTAAAAGGATCTTTAGCGTTTTTCATCGGCTTCGTTCAATGGTAAACGACGGCGGCTTTGCGGGCAGGGCGTTGATCCGACAGTTGAGCCGCGATTTTTTGCCAATGTTCCAGTAATTGCAGATACATGGCGTGTGTGTTGGAGGCGGGTTCCAACTCGGGATGCGCCAGCAGTTGATTTAATTGGTGAAGAATTCTCCGGGCCAGTCCGGGGCAGTGATGGCCGTTGATGAATTGGGTCATTGACAGGCAGGTTGCCGCATGCAGATGCGACAATTTATCTTTTTGTGCAACTGTTTCTAGTTCGGGCATAACATTTTTTTTATGGTTGGGATGGGGAAGATTCGGCGCGTATTGCCGGGAGAGAACGTTACGCGCCGAACGAAAGCAGCGAGAGGTCAATTCACGGCCTTCAGTTAAATGATAATGATTATCGTTTATAAATGCAAGATTTTATAAATTCAGCGGGAAAGCCGGTTGACGGACCCAACAAAAAATTGATCCTTTATAAAACCTTGCTCCTACAGAGAAGCCAACCGAATCGCTTCGCCGGACGCTAAAAACGAAGGTTTGTAAAACTCCGGCTAAAGAGCAGCAAGTCGGATTCGAGGATTTTCGGATTTGTATTGCTGCGAACTTTAAAGAAACGAATCGGTCCGAACCCGGGAATTAGGCTAGGAATGTTTTCTTTTAAAAACGATAATCATTATCATTTATGAAGCAAGAGCTCATCCGTCAGGACATCGATGACAAGTGAGGATCGAACATACTGTTTTCTTGGAAATAAATTCATCAGGACTTCGGAAAACAACGTTGCCGATGTTCAAGACATTCCAGCCGACAATTGCAAATGGATAGTTTGAAGTCGCCGCCGGAGAACTTCATCATTTAAAAGAACAGCTCGGGATTTTTAGAAGCTTATTAAGAACGTTCTCCTGCGTTTGGTCTTGACTGAAAGGATTTTGTATAATGAACAATCCGCTAATCCTCCCGCGTCCTTGCCGGGATCATCTAAAATAGAAGTTTTTTCAACAGCTTCCTCATGTCATTGTCCTCATTGATGTCTTCCCCCTTCCGCTATGGGTACGGCGTTCTGCTGGTTATCGCAATAGCGGCAGCCGTTGGTCTAGGGTTTTATCTGACTCAGCAGGGCAAGGTGGAACCGTTCAAAACGGACGAAACGATCGCGACCATCGGCTACGGAGACATTGAAGAAAACGTGACCGCTCAAGGCAAACTGGAGCCGAAGGAATATGTCGACGTCGGAGCGCAGGTGACAGGACAGTTGCAGAAACTTCACGTGGAAATCGGCGACGTCGTCAAGACCGGACAATTGCTGGCGGAAATCGACCCCAGGATTTACGCGTCTCGAGTTCAGGCGGACGAAGCCCGCATCAATACCCTACAGGCGCAACTGGTCGAACAGGAGGCTTTGATCCTCTTCGCCAACCGCCAGTATGCCCGGAATCAAAAAATGTACCTGACCAAAGCGGTCAGTCTGGAAGCGTTGCAAAACAGCGAATCCACCAGCAAGGCCGCTCTGGCTCGGGCGGATTCGATCAGGGCGCAATTGAAAGAGGTCCAGTCGACGCTGGCGGGGGATCGAACCAATTTGGGCTACACCAAGATTTTTGCGCCGATGGACGGCACCGTCGTGCAACAAACCGCGCGCGCCGGCCAGACCCTGAATGCAAATCAGCAGACGCCGACCATCATGCAACTGGCCAAGCTCGACAAAATGACGGTACGGGCGCAAACCGCCGAAGCGGACATCATGCGCATCAAGCCCGGCCTGCCGGTTTATTTTACTACGCTAGGATCGGAGCAGCGCCGCTGGCAGGGCAACGTGCGGCAGATACTGCCGACTCCCGAAGTGCTGAACAACGTGGTTCTTTACAATGTGCTGGTGGACGTCGACAACGAGGATGGGCAGTTGATGACCGGCATGAGCGCGCAGGTTTTCTTTGTTCTGGGCGAAGCCAAGCATGTGCTGATGATACCGGTCAACGCACTGGGCAGGCGGCTGCCCGACGAGGACAATGACAAGGGCAGGGCTTACCAGGTCAAAGTCCTGAGTTCTGCCGACAACAAACTGCACGAACAATTGATTCGCGTCGGCCTTCAGAATCGCCGTTTTGCCGAAGTGCGGGAAGGCTTGTCAGAAGGCGACAAGGTCAAACTGGCGCTGCCCCCGAACAAAAACAGCCGTAGTCAGTTCAAGCCGCCGACGATGCCGAGACTATGAGCTATCCTGACCATTCCCAACAGGAACCGTTGCTGAAACTGCAACGTATCTGCCGTGTTTTCCACAGCGGAGACAACGCGATTCGAGCGTTGGACGACGTTTCGCTCAACATATGGCCCGGCGAGTTCGTCGCGATCGTCGGCCAGTCGGGCTCGGGAAAATCGACCCTGATGAATTTGCTGGGCTGCCTCGACCGGCCGAGTTCCGGGCAATATTATGTGATGGGTAAGGAGGTTGCCGGATTGGATCCGGACGAACTGGCGGCGCTCCGCCGGACCACGTTCGGCTTTGTTTTTCAGCGTTATAACCTCCTGGGTTCGGCCAGCGCCGAGGAAAATGTCGAGATTCCGGCACTCTATGCCGGCGAAGACAAACACCGGCGCCTCGCAAGAGCCCGCACCCTGCTGGCCAATCTGGGGTTGGGCGATCGTCTTGGCCATCGGCCGAGGCAATTGTCCGGCGGACAACAGCAGCGGGTAGCGATCGCCCGCGCGCTGATGAACGACCCTCCGGTCATCCTGGCCGACGAGCCGACCGGAGCTCTCGACAGCCGCAGCGGCCAGGAAGTAATGGCCTTGCTGGCCGAGCTGCACAAGGCCGGCCGCACCATCTTGTTGATTACCCACGATGCTCAGATCGCAGCTCATGCCGAGCGCATCATTCATATTCGGGACGGCAGAATCGACGACGATTCCGCGCCCTCCGGCGGGAAGACGAATGGCCCCATGCCTCTGATCAAAGTGAAGGGCAAGGCCGGCGTGTTTGCCGACGTCGGCGAGGCCGTCAAGACCGCCTTGCGGGCATTGCGAGTCAATCTGTTCCGTACCTCGTTGACGCTGCTGGGCATTATCATCGGTGTTGCGGCGGTCGTGACGATGCTGGCGGTAGGCGAGGGGAGCCAGCGGCAGGTGCTCGATCAGATCCGGTCGATGGGCACCAATCTGCTGTCGATCCGGCCGGGAGCGCCGGGTTTGCGGGGAGCCAGCGACGTCATTACGCTGACCCCGGAAGACGGCGAAGCCATTCAGGAATTGCCCAATGTGGAGGTCGCGTTAGCCGAGCGCAGCGCCCGCATGACCGTGCGCTTCGGCAATATCGATTATGCGACCAGTATCCAGGGCGTCGGTTCGGATCTGCCGCGCGTGCGCGACTGGCCGGTGGCCGTCGGCGACTTCTTCAACGAGCGCGACATGCGACGTTATGCGCCCGTGGTCGTGCTGGGAGAAACCGTCGCGAAAATTCTTTTTGCGGAAGGAGCGGATCCGTTGGGACGATACATTCTGATCGGCAACATCCCGTTCGAAGTGATTGGCGTGATGACGCCCAAAGGCGCATCGGCCTATGGCGGAGACCAGGACGATACCGTTTTCGTACCGGTCACCACCGGGTTGATCCGGTTGTTCGGACAAAATTATCTCAACGGCATTACCGTACGGGTCGACGATGTGACGGCCATTGAAGACACTCAGGAGGCCATTTTCAATTTGTTGCTGGCTCGTCATCAAACCGAAGATTTTCGCATACGCAACATGGCTTCCATTCTGGAAACCGCGACTCAAACCCAGAATACCCTGACCACGCTGCTTGGCACGGTCGCGGCCATATCGCTGCTGGTCGGAGGCATCGGCGTCATGAACATCATGCTGGTCAGCGTGACCGAGCGTACTCGCGAAATCGGCATCCGCATGGCGGTCGGCGCCCGCCGCCGCGACATTCTGCTGCAATTCAACACGGAAGCGGCCGTGGTCTGCACCTTGGGCGGCGTTCTGGGCGTTTTGCTGGGCTACGGTACCGGCCACGCGATCTCGATGCTCGAAATGGCGGTGATTTTTTCGCCGTTGCCGGCGATTATGGCTTTTTCCTGTGCTTTCGGCACCGGCGTGCTGTTCGGCTATTTGCCGGCGCGCAAGGCCGCTCTTCTGGATCCCGTCGTGGCGCTGGCGGCTGAATGAGAAAAATTAAAATCTGGCGGTTATTGGGGCTCGTGCCGGCGTTCGCAGGATGTTCGGTAGTGAGCGAATACCGCCGTCCTGCCGCCGTCACCCCCTCACAATGGAAGAATCAAGCGTCCGTTCAGGAACCGGCGGCAGAAAAGATTGCCTCGAACTGGTGGAAGCAGTTCGGCAGTACCGAACTGGATCGTCTGATCGCCGAAGCTCTCGGCAATAATATGGATCTTACTGCGGCCAAGGAACGCATCCGTCAGTTCCGAGCTCTGGCCAAAATCGCAGGCGCTCCGTTGTGGCCGGCAGTAAACGCTTCCGGCAATTTCGATTATACCGATCGCCCCAGGTCGGCTCGCGCCACCGGCGCAGGGGGCGGCTCCGAAGTCTGGCAAGGCGGCTGGAACGTGGCCTATGAAGTCGACTTGTGGGGCGGCCTACGCGCCGGGCGCGATGCAGCGCTGGCGGAGGCCGATACGGCTCGGTTCAATCTGGAGTCGTTGCGGCTGGTGGTAATGAGCGACGTTGCTCAGGCTTATTTTGCGATTCTCGGCCTGAAAGAGCGGCGACGGATTGCGGAAGATAATCTTGACAACATCGGCGAGGTGCTCGACATCATCGTTTCGCGTTTCGAAGCCGGCGGCGCATCGGCTCTGGACGTGGCGCAGCAGCGGACTGAGCGGGCCAATGCCGCCGCGTCGGTGGCGTCGCTGGAGCAGCAAATGGCGCAGTCGGAAAATGCGCTGGCCGTCCTGCTTGGGCGGGCACCTCAACAATTCCGGGTGGGAGAAAGCAGTCTACGGCCTATTTTGCTGCCCAAACCGCATCCTTCACCTTCGGCGACGTTACTCGACCGGCGTCCGGATATTCGCGGCGCCGAAGCGCAACTGATTGCCGCTCAAGCCAACATCGGGGTGGCGCGCGCCGCGTTTTATCCCCGTCTGCAACTGGGAGCCGACAATGTGTTCGCCACGGCGGCCTCGT from Methylosarcina fibrata AML-C10 harbors:
- a CDS encoding MacB family efflux pump subunit, encoding MSYPDHSQQEPLLKLQRICRVFHSGDNAIRALDDVSLNIWPGEFVAIVGQSGSGKSTLMNLLGCLDRPSSGQYYVMGKEVAGLDPDELAALRRTTFGFVFQRYNLLGSASAEENVEIPALYAGEDKHRRLARARTLLANLGLGDRLGHRPRQLSGGQQQRVAIARALMNDPPVILADEPTGALDSRSGQEVMALLAELHKAGRTILLITHDAQIAAHAERIIHIRDGRIDDDSAPSGGKTNGPMPLIKVKGKAGVFADVGEAVKTALRALRVNLFRTSLTLLGIIIGVAAVVTMLAVGEGSQRQVLDQIRSMGTNLLSIRPGAPGLRGASDVITLTPEDGEAIQELPNVEVALAERSARMTVRFGNIDYATSIQGVGSDLPRVRDWPVAVGDFFNERDMRRYAPVVVLGETVAKILFAEGADPLGRYILIGNIPFEVIGVMTPKGASAYGGDQDDTVFVPVTTGLIRLFGQNYLNGITVRVDDVTAIEDTQEAIFNLLLARHQTEDFRIRNMASILETATQTQNTLTTLLGTVAAISLLVGGIGVMNIMLVSVTERTREIGIRMAVGARRRDILLQFNTEAAVVCTLGGVLGVLLGYGTGHAISMLEMAVIFSPLPAIMAFSCAFGTGVLFGYLPARKAALLDPVVALAAE
- a CDS encoding energy transducer TonB, with amino-acid sequence MPATIHKIDSSAAVYSDVSSHLHSVRRKVIPFAPETRFLPERRPGETAPYCRRQEMATALLLTAGLHLAGFALLQGDAHEQALTESAPIQVAWIAAPHPHAESTPASPATPQKPRKPALKPKPKIAKPIKAKPKAVLSSSAAVPAAATVPPESAKNTTIPAVAAPAANTVQPTASASSPESADSRQPLVQPNLNADYLNNPPPHYPEEARERGEEGKVLIKSLINADGTVAELAIKKSSGFPDLDRSALETVKKWRFVPARRGDTKVSAWVVVPVSFTLEG
- a CDS encoding ExbD/TolR family protein; translated protein: MAFGSFNRNNSAHPVAEINMVPLIDVMLVLLIIFMITAPLMTHAVKIDLPKADSTAQTQEVKHIELTINADGQIYWNAALVDRDRLRHNLQQIADESPQPELHIRADQKVPYRAVAESLADAAGAGVSRIGFISEPEVSR
- a CDS encoding efflux transporter outer membrane subunit; the encoded protein is MNKTVKSAGYRPAWLWIFLLLSGCMVGPDYVRPPVETASQWLDSRDERLKTNFTTVRDWWKTFNDPILDRLIERAYLNNLNVRVAGVRVLEARAQLGVATGNLYPQNQQLTGSLNKIHLSQRASQAAFSHIFDYAQTQLGLSASWEIDFWGKFRRAIESADAEFQAAVANYNTALVSLTADVAHAYVTIRTVEKRLDIARQNVDTQQANLRLAKIRYEGGTTSERDVEQARTVLASTKASIPTLEIELRQQQNALSFLLGMPPSRIGDLLIGHAQIPSPPSEVVVGVPADLLRRRPDVRAAELRAAAQSASIGVTEAALYPAFSLTGTFGLLSTDVGSFALGDVFLWKSRTANFGPSLQWNIFNYGQITNQVRVQDARFQALLISYRNTVLDAQREVEDNLVAFLRSQERAQSLGESIAAARHSLELATLQYRQGITDFTTVLTAQQDLLNEQDSLAVTLGDISNNLVGVYRALGGGWQIREGKDVVPDSVKAEMAKRTDWGGLLSPAAQPSPGIAWPRW
- a CDS encoding efflux RND transporter periplasmic adaptor subunit — protein: MSLSSLMSSPFRYGYGVLLVIAIAAAVGLGFYLTQQGKVEPFKTDETIATIGYGDIEENVTAQGKLEPKEYVDVGAQVTGQLQKLHVEIGDVVKTGQLLAEIDPRIYASRVQADEARINTLQAQLVEQEALILFANRQYARNQKMYLTKAVSLEALQNSESTSKAALARADSIRAQLKEVQSTLAGDRTNLGYTKIFAPMDGTVVQQTARAGQTLNANQQTPTIMQLAKLDKMTVRAQTAEADIMRIKPGLPVYFTTLGSEQRRWQGNVRQILPTPEVLNNVVLYNVLVDVDNEDGQLMTGMSAQVFFVLGEAKHVLMIPVNALGRRLPDEDNDKGRAYQVKVLSSADNKLHEQLIRVGLQNRRFAEVREGLSEGDKVKLALPPNKNSRSQFKPPTMPRL
- a CDS encoding MotA/TolQ/ExbB proton channel family protein; this encodes MNTTIPLHHFLAQSDGVGKALFLILAAMSAASWYFILIKAWQGFRMRRRSARFLLAFWNAASIEQIADKLQQEIPEEPFSLLTRHAINARRHHARHGGDRLQEAGSAAEFLTRAMRRRIDEETARLEWGLTALASIASTAPFVGLFGTVWGVFHALTAIGQSGAATLEQIAGPVGEALIMTGLGLAVAIPAVLAYNACARSNRLILSRLDAFAHDLFALLTTGSAPATVSGEY
- a CDS encoding efflux transporter outer membrane subunit yields the protein MRKIKIWRLLGLVPAFAGCSVVSEYRRPAAVTPSQWKNQASVQEPAAEKIASNWWKQFGSTELDRLIAEALGNNMDLTAAKERIRQFRALAKIAGAPLWPAVNASGNFDYTDRPRSARATGAGGGSEVWQGGWNVAYEVDLWGGLRAGRDAALAEADTARFNLESLRLVVMSDVAQAYFAILGLKERRRIAEDNLDNIGEVLDIIVSRFEAGGASALDVAQQRTERANAAASVASLEQQMAQSENALAVLLGRAPQQFRVGESSLRPILLPKPHPSPSATLLDRRPDIRGAEAQLIAAQANIGVARAAFYPRLQLGADNVFATAASSQPAGMAWLITASLMQPIFQGGRLEGELERTLARRTELLEMYRQTILTAYREVEDALALGSRSTLRRNALLQSVDSAKQAYELARDRYLAGAVDYQTLLNVQRSLFNAQDSEVQAHVDVLSASVLLFKALGGGWNG
- the hemP gene encoding hemin uptake protein HemP encodes the protein MKNAKDPFKNNALPPDGTVNDRRRLSSSVLFGARNEIVIVHNEEEYRLRITSNGKLILTK